A region from the Saccharomonospora azurea NA-128 genome encodes:
- a CDS encoding SagB family peptide dehydrogenase has translation MNGRDTTERALAVHRLLNAQLPVPAQPLPLARRIALPDVHPPKSGLVATLARRHSSYDFSEEPLELLELSALLRFSMGVQRFVPAYGVEQYPLSMAPSAGGLDILRAYAVVRRVAGLDHGVYRYEPVSHELVQLTDTDPGPGLAEVYLQEEFAWPPAATVAITARLDTAFDKYPLRHYRTLHVDSGVAVQNLYLVGTALGLAGCAVAGFDDAAAGTLLGLPENEIPTMLFATGRPA, from the coding sequence GTGAATGGTCGGGATACCACCGAACGCGCGTTGGCGGTCCACCGCCTGCTGAACGCGCAACTGCCTGTGCCCGCCCAGCCGTTGCCGCTGGCGCGGCGGATCGCCCTGCCGGACGTGCATCCGCCGAAGTCCGGGCTGGTGGCCACGCTCGCCCGGCGACACTCGTCGTACGACTTCTCCGAGGAGCCCCTCGAACTGCTCGAACTGAGCGCCCTGCTGCGGTTCTCGATGGGTGTGCAGCGGTTCGTGCCGGCCTACGGCGTCGAGCAGTATCCGCTGAGCATGGCGCCGAGCGCGGGCGGTCTGGACATCCTGCGCGCCTACGCGGTCGTACGCCGGGTCGCCGGACTGGACCACGGCGTGTACCGCTACGAGCCGGTGTCCCACGAGCTCGTGCAGCTCACCGACACCGACCCGGGTCCCGGGCTGGCCGAGGTGTATCTCCAGGAGGAGTTCGCGTGGCCGCCCGCCGCCACCGTGGCCATCACGGCGCGGCTCGACACGGCGTTCGACAAGTACCCCCTGCGCCACTACCGGACGCTGCACGTCGACTCCGGGGTGGCCGTGCAGAACCTCTACCTGGTGGGGACGGCGCTGGGTTTGGCCGGGTGTGCCGTGGCGGGGTTCGACGACGCCGCCGCGGGAACGCTGCTGGGCCTGCCGGAGAACGAGATCCCGACCATGCTCTTCGCGACGGGCCGCCCCGCCTGA
- a CDS encoding DUF6801 domain-containing protein, which produces MGRKASRGGRIAALGVAVLVGGLWAPAASGGQPGDGATSERESRELLYHCDTEAGQRDVRVRVTLALPEATAEPIGVTVRTTLDAEVVDELAAGGATEVTGVLSATLRAQRTAASDDETGEPVLLPDLTVPTTPLPADGPVTLVATGEADEITPEGAGEFRVSADRFNLLLGWPPPEDPDDGGGDPDPVEPPGDGDEGDGDGDDEEGGGGVDPVPDATTLPGTDGGGAAAQARRQAPPARGFDCVPAPDQDTVITTLTVADDGTTHPGDDPRGPGNERSGEPGTGRSTDAEPVDIPDDCVDFADLNNAWCAYLGGYTNLDRMNAAALVEPGIVNLALPVIAPCNDGSEWFWFCQTALAEVRHDGKKQLPPTRNAFHAFDFMPNEATLELTQIGDMTIDVRSQVIAPYDGSVVAHATLGVRVYDVTVNGVVLDVGDDCRTEEPITVALTADYPGDYTPAAGGFLDGYTDIPPFTGCGVGEDLDPLLTGLISGKDNYVKMTQGAICDIRTERTCPPAPPELQR; this is translated from the coding sequence ATGGGACGCAAAGCGAGCAGGGGCGGCCGGATCGCCGCACTCGGAGTGGCGGTGCTGGTCGGTGGACTGTGGGCACCGGCCGCGTCGGGCGGGCAACCCGGCGACGGCGCGACCTCGGAACGCGAGTCGCGCGAGTTGCTGTACCACTGCGACACCGAGGCGGGGCAGCGCGACGTGCGGGTCCGCGTGACGCTGGCCCTGCCCGAGGCGACGGCCGAGCCGATCGGTGTGACCGTCCGGACCACGCTGGACGCGGAAGTCGTCGACGAGCTCGCCGCGGGTGGTGCCACCGAGGTGACCGGAGTCCTGTCGGCGACGTTGCGCGCGCAGCGAACCGCCGCGTCGGACGACGAGACCGGGGAGCCCGTCCTGCTGCCCGACCTCACGGTTCCGACGACACCGCTGCCCGCCGACGGCCCGGTGACCCTCGTCGCGACCGGCGAGGCCGACGAGATCACCCCCGAGGGTGCGGGGGAGTTCCGCGTGTCGGCCGACCGCTTCAACCTGCTGCTGGGCTGGCCTCCGCCGGAGGATCCCGACGACGGCGGCGGTGACCCCGACCCTGTCGAGCCTCCCGGGGACGGAGACGAGGGAGACGGAGACGGTGACGACGAGGAAGGCGGGGGCGGTGTTGATCCGGTGCCCGACGCCACCACGTTGCCGGGCACGGACGGCGGTGGCGCCGCCGCGCAGGCCCGCAGGCAGGCACCTCCCGCCCGGGGCTTCGACTGCGTTCCCGCACCCGACCAGGACACCGTCATCACCACCCTCACGGTGGCCGACGACGGGACCACCCACCCCGGCGACGATCCCCGCGGACCCGGCAACGAGCGCTCCGGCGAGCCCGGCACCGGGCGCAGCACGGACGCCGAGCCCGTGGACATTCCCGACGACTGCGTCGACTTCGCCGACCTCAACAACGCCTGGTGTGCCTACCTCGGTGGCTACACCAACCTCGACCGCATGAACGCCGCCGCGCTCGTCGAGCCCGGCATCGTCAACCTCGCCCTCCCGGTCATCGCCCCGTGCAACGACGGTTCGGAGTGGTTCTGGTTCTGCCAGACGGCGCTCGCGGAAGTGCGCCACGACGGCAAGAAGCAGCTTCCCCCGACCCGCAACGCGTTCCACGCCTTCGACTTCATGCCCAACGAGGCCACCCTCGAACTGACCCAGATCGGTGACATGACGATCGACGTCCGCTCGCAGGTCATCGCGCCCTACGACGGCTCCGTCGTCGCCCACGCCACCCTCGGCGTGCGTGTCTACGACGTGACCGTGAACGGTGTCGTGCTCGACGTGGGCGACGACTGCCGGACCGAGGAACCGATCACCGTGGCACTGACGGCGGACTATCCCGGCGACTACACGCCGGCCGCGGGGGGCTTCCTCGACGGCTACACCGACATCCCGCCCTTCACCGGCTGCGGAGTCGGCGAGGATCTCGACCCGCTGCTCACCGGACTCATCTCCGGCAAGGACAACTACGTGAAGATGACGCAGGGGGCGATCTGCGACATCCGGACCGAGCGGACCTGCCCGCCCGCTCCTCCCGAACTCCAGCGTTGA